Genomic DNA from Nitrospirota bacterium:
GAGACTTATGGCGGATTTATGAATGTCATTATTCCGAGGAATACTACGGTACCCACAAAGGCGGGTGAGCTTTTTACCACTGCAATAGATAATCAACAGGCAGTAACAATACACGTACTTCAGGGTGAGCGTCAGATGGCAGCCGATAACTGGTCACTGGGGACATTTGTTCTGGAACAGATAGATCCGGCCCCCGCAGGTGTACCAAGGATCGGTGTACAGTTTACAATAGATGCGGATGGCATACTTCACGTTCTTGCAAGGGATGTAAAGACAGGTAAGGAAAAACAGGTACAGATGAAGTCTACCCTCGATGTATCAAAAGATGCCATAGAAAAAATGATGCAGGAGTCAATGGAACATGCGGCAGAAGATGCTGTAAAAAAGGAATTCTTTGATGTGAAGTTAGAGGCAGAGAAGGTGCTTTCGTCTACGAAAAAGGGGCTTGAGAAGTGCGTAAATCTGCTGAATGAAGCAGAAATTGACATCATTCACGCGGCTATAAATGATGTAGAAAATGCCATAAATAAACAGGATACAAAGGGGCTTAAGACAGCTACAACAACCTTGAATAATGCTACTGAAAGACTTGCATCGTTGTTGCTGGAAGGAACGGTCAAGGAAATAATAGATATAGATAAGAGAAAATTAAAATAATTCCCTCTCCCCAAGCGGGAGAGGGTGAGGGAGAGCATAGCATGATCATCAAACCATACAAAGGTATCCATCCAAAGATTCATCCCACAGTATTTATTGTGGAGTCAGCAGTTATTATTGGAAACGTTGAGATAGGGGAATATTCGAGCGTCTGGTTTAATGCGGTTGTCCGAGGGGATGTTAACTATATCAGGATCGGAGATCGTACTAATATCCAGGATATCTGTATGCTCCACGTAACAAAAAATACCCACCCCCTGATACTTGGTAGTGATATTACCGTGGGACATTCGGTTACCCTGCATGGATGCACTATAAAAGACAGATGTCTTATTGGAATGGGTGCGACCATACTGGATGGCGCTGTCATAGGAGAGGACTGCATAATCGGGGCTGGAGCACTTGTTACAGAAGGTGCCGTTATTCCTCCGGGAACACTTGCTATTGGAATGCCCGCCAAACCCAAACGAGACCTCACGGATGCAGAAAAGGCGAGGATAAGGCAGTCCGCACAGAACTATATAGATTACTCAAAGACGTATGGGGGTTAGATAGGTCAGATGGTTTGCAAAAATATTCTGTACATCCAATCATTATCTCTTACACTTTGTTAAAATCTTCAAAGGTGAATGACAATAAGGCCCCCTTACCCGGAGCCCCCCTCCTGCCTCCCCCCTCCCTTGACGGGAGGGGGTTAGGGGGAGGGTGAGCTATGGAGATTCTCGGTTGAAAATTCCAGAAATAAAAATAGAAAAAAAATGTGCCAAAAGAGTCCTATCCGGCCACCTGTGGATATTTGACAATGAGATAACGTCTATTGATGGTAATTATACCAATGGCGACGTGGTAAAGGTTTTTACTCAACAGGGAAGATTTGTTGGAAAGGGGTATATAAATGCCCATTCAAAGATAGCCGTAAGGATATTGAGTTTTCAGGATGCAGAGATTAACAGGGAATTTATTTACCGCAGGATTGAAGATGCACTGAAGTATCGCCTTTCTCTTGGGTATAACATAAATGGTTCTTTTAGAGTCGTCTTCAGTGAAGGAGACCTGCTTCCGGGTTTAATTGTTGATAAGTACGAAGACAAGTTGAGCTTACAGATACTCACGCTTGGGATGGATATGTGGAGAGGAGAGATTGTAAAGATACTGACAGAGTTATTTAATCCTATGACGATTATTGAGAGGAGTGAAGTTGAGGTAAGAAAAAAAGAAGGGCTTGAGCCTGTTAAGGGTATCTTATATGGAAAGGATGAGGTCAAAACAGTTGTTTCTATGGATGGGATGAGCTTTGAGATAGACCTTATGGAAGGCCACAAGACAGGCTTTTATCTGGACCAGCAGGAAAACAGACATTCTATTGAACCATACATAAAAGGTGGAAGAGTT
This window encodes:
- a CDS encoding gamma carbonic anhydrase family protein; the encoded protein is MIIKPYKGIHPKIHPTVFIVESAVIIGNVEIGEYSSVWFNAVVRGDVNYIRIGDRTNIQDICMLHVTKNTHPLILGSDITVGHSVTLHGCTIKDRCLIGMGATILDGAVIGEDCIIGAGALVTEGAVIPPGTLAIGMPAKPKRDLTDAEKARIRQSAQNYIDYSKTYGG
- a CDS encoding class I SAM-dependent rRNA methyltransferase, with amino-acid sequence MSYGDSRLKIPEIKIEKKCAKRVLSGHLWIFDNEITSIDGNYTNGDVVKVFTQQGRFVGKGYINAHSKIAVRILSFQDAEINREFIYRRIEDALKYRLSLGYNINGSFRVVFSEGDLLPGLIVDKYEDKLSLQILTLGMDMWRGEIVKILTELFNPMTIIERSEVEVRKKEGLEPVKGILYGKDEVKTVVSMDGMSFEIDLMEGHKTGFYLDQQENRHSIEPYIKGGRVLDCFAYTGAFALYAVKYGAKEVLALEDSGKVMEMLKRNILLNNFDNIIKAEKGDAFQWLRDRYKAGERFDCIMLDPPSFVKDKGARGGAARGYKDINLTALKLLNDGGFLITSSCSQNVSPDHFLDIIHDAAVDAGCLLQLMENRPQSKDHPILLSMPQTHYLKFVVVRKVDRR